Below is a window of Accipiter gentilis chromosome 20, bAccGen1.1, whole genome shotgun sequence DNA.
GAGGCTGCCCTTCCAGCATGGTAGGGGCATAGCCAGGCATTGGTAAAGTCTATGTGAAAATTTTCTATGTTCTTTCAACccagaaatctttcttttctacAAAGCATGCCATCCAACAATGCTAAGTACTTTGCCACATAGTCAActaggtggtttttttctaacttgtatgcaggaaaagagaagcaaagaactGGTTGAGAAAGTCCAGTGCTCCTGACTCATAAACATGTCTTTTCTATGAGACCAACAATTTCCAGGAATCTGCTacctaatagatttttttttccacatgaaatTCACCACCTATGCCCCtactttagaaataattttaatgattcatttttttattttctattttctctaatgtaacaacaaaacaaattgtAGTTGATTAGCTTTGATTTTAAGGCCAGGGGGATAAATAAGCCTTTATCAAAGGAACAGCCATGAGAGTATGATTTAATCGGTCATACCTGGCATGTGTGCTAAGCAGCTTTTCAAAAGACGTGGAAatctcctgggaaaaaaaagatgatgatttGGGCAGCTCATGCTTTGTATGCTAATTACCATCATTCTCTTATTTCCCCTGCCCCCACCAAGTTTCAGCTTTGTCCAGGTCCCTTTGGATAAGGCAGCCGATCTCTTCACTGCCAGTGCTCTAATAGTCTAGTATGCCTGCCTGATTCTGCTCTTAGTTTACCACATCTGTGAATGCATGCATTTATCTACTATTCACATATGTATTTAGTATGTTGTTATGTTGTGCACTGTGTGGTATATTACATAATGTCTGTGGGGCCTAAGAGCAGAGCACCCCAGAATATAAACTTAAGTGGCTGGCCTGGCCactttttaattctttgcttACTGCAGTTCCCAAATCCAATGTTTTTCCACTGTAGGATCTCACTGTCCTACATATTCCTAGGATTCCACCCAAGCCACTAGCATTTAGACCTGATTGATGTATGCTTAGCTTGGGAAAGTGATCTGCAGCTTCCGTTCATGATTTCCCTCCGGCAATTTCTTATATTACTGCAGACCATTTCAATTCCGACATCAAGACACAACTCTATCAATTCACTGCTTCTGCTGTGGTAACATCTCATTTCCCAAAAGCAGTGTACAGCCTTTTGGCTGGGTATTAATAATAGTAAAGCATGTATCAAGGTATCAGTTAAAGTATCTAGAATTGTGTCccaattatttattttcctttctttcttttattcccaTTTCACCACCAGCTGCATTCAGACCAGGATAAAGGAGATGGATCACTTAAGTACATCCTTTCTGGAGATGGAGCAGGAGACCTCTTCATTATCAATGAAAACACTGGTGACATCCAGGCCACAAAGAGActagacagagaagaaaagcctGTATACATACTCCGTGCCCAGGCTATAAACAGAAGGACTGGAAGACCAGTGGAACCAGAATCTGAGTTCATCATTAAGATCCATGATATCAATGACAATGAGCCAATGTTTACAAAGGACGTTTACAATGCCAGCATTCCCGAAATGTCAGATGTTGGTAGGTGCTAACTATAATTGATTGCAGTGTCTGGTCTGGGGTCTTTCTGTGGAGCTAATGAAGGGCCCAAAGTTTACAGGCACTGAAAACAGGCATCCGCTGTTTGAGTCTGGAGTAAAAGCAcctcagccttttaaaaaaacccacagtctaACTCCAGGAAGATAGTGACAACAGTCTGCTGGAATCAGAGGTGCCAGCTGAGTGAAACCCACTCCTTCTGTTGTACCCCCAAAAATGCAAGTGAATACAATCTATTTTAGTTGACAGTGAAAGTGAGCTGAGCTAACCTGTGTTACATGAGACTTGTAAAGAGTTTAATACGCTTTGTTAACATGATTTAGTAGCAGTATAACAATATGGTAATCCCTGGTCACCTAAGCATGTCCACACCACCCCTAGATCTGTTCAGCAACACTTCTTTAGTtcaggaaggtaaaaaaaaatggaaaagggcaGGTGCAGAAGTGGTTGTACACACTTTAGGAGCGAAAACCGTCACCCGAGTCAACTCATCACTGATTCCGAGATATGCCATTAACTTCCTATGACCTTTGTTGCTCttttcatgcaaaagaaaagagctcCTAAGTCTACTGAAGTCCATTGAAATCTATCTATTGATTTAAAATGTATCAAGCTGTAAGAATCAATcaataaaagagaataaaataactTGCTTGAAATATGATTTTAAGATTGGATCTTTTCCAGAGAAGCTGACAGGTTTTGATTCTTTGCTCTGATTCTTACGGAGGTCATTTGGATTTCTTTGTCAGAGAGCGATGGATGGTTGAACTGCAAGAAGCACATTTCTAATCCGAAATAGTATCCAGGGAGAGGAGCATTAATTAATCATAATCAAGAATGAGATTAAAATAAAGCTCAAGCAATATGAAAATAAAGACTTTGGGGCATACTCTCTCCTCTCATTCATGGGACTTCTCACATGGATGAAACCTCATCTGGTGAAGAGAGAACCTAATATTCACATTTTAATATGTGAAGTGAATACTTTATTCACAAATCTGGTTTAAATGCCAAAACGTAAGCTAATTTTTTATGTTAGTTAACACTTTGCCTATGATTCAACACCATTTCTTTCTCTAGAAGACAcgtgaaaaaaacacatttacaaTCCTATGTCAAACACCTTACGAGCATGAGTAAATTTGCAAAAGTATATTCTTGACCTAGATTCAAACTCTGAATGCCTTCAATCTCTGCAGAAGGGTGCGCTTCTGGTTTCTTCATAAGAAATATGATGAAGGTTCTACATATCCAATCAGTAACTGTGTATTTTAATGAACTGAGAATAACCCAACTGTTACTTTGGTTTTGTATCTTTGTCCTTCATGAACAGAGAAACGTCTACAAAATAAGAATATCTCTAACTTCTTCCCACAAGTTTGAACTGAACATTAACTCTGCTTTTTCTACATCATAAACTGTCTTggccatgaaaaaaacctgtggatttttattttctttaatttatcaTTGCAGGTACCTTTGTTGTGCAAGTCACCGCAACTGATGCAGATGATCCTACATATGGGAACAGTGCTAAAGTTGTCTACAGTATTCTCCAGGGACAACCATATTTCTCCGTCGAATCTGAGACAGGTCAGGGGACCTTATCTGTCATTCTATGACAATGTCTGTAATTCAAAATGACATGCTAAGCCAAGCTAGGATATATTAGACAAAAACTTCAAAGAGATTACATCTTCTTCAGTGCAAAATCTGACAAACTTAATAGGGCGATACATCTGTAAACATGACACCTACATTATTTTAATCTTACCAGCGAAGTCTAATAAATACAATTAATACTGGATGTGAACCAGTTTTCAATCATTTTTAACAAGCAGTGGGTACAGAGACTGCCGTGGATGCTTAAATTAAACCAAATAGGTTGGCTTTTAGATGAAAATAAGAAACAGGTGGGTGTGGAAAAAAGTGCTTAATCCTCATAGATCTTCATAACAGCTAAATTAAGACTGAGGGTTTGTtcgggtggtggtttttttcctccttctgcttcTTCAAAACTTGTTTAAAGTAATTATAATTTCTGTACATCTGCAACATATCACTTTAATGCTAATTTTATGAAAGAAATCTTAATTAAGAATAATGATAGAAGAGGTAAAATTGGCTGTTGCGCTACACTGGAAGATCACAAATAGAATTCCAAACTTCTGAGTTCTGTTTTTGGAAGGCATTTAAATTATATACAGTGACTGGAATTTTTTATGGTCTGAGTAACAGACAGCTTTGGAACCTGTGCATGTAAAACATAGAACTCTGGCTGACTGAATCTGCTGTACCATTGACTATCTGACTACATAGATAGTCTCTTCCCAAGATCTATAACAAAATTCTCTAACAAGAAACAAAGGATCTCAAGAAACTCCTTAAATAGGAACATTCACTGTGATAGGTTGCTGTAAACCAGAAAAATCGGTTCTCCTCAGCTTCCTTACAGGAAGGAATGGATTATCCCAGCCAATTAGTCAGGTTTTAGCATTGTTTCTTAAATAAATCTTAGAAACTCaggcaggggaaaggagggagagattAGATGTCTCAAAGAAGAACCTGAGGTGAAAAAATGTACTTAATTCTGAAAAGTGAGAGCCGAGATCAAAGGGAGCTTCCCTTCAAGCATAAGGTATTAGATAATACAAGCAAGGATTTTTGCACTGATGCACTCAGTTCTGACTTGGACAGTACACTATGTGCACTTCTATCTAGAGTTATAATAAGGATAATGTAGCTGGGAGTTCACCAGTAATAATCTTTTAGCAAGAGGGTTgtgtggggtgcagaggggaagCAAGGTAAACCACAGGTTTGATCTTCCTGCCATGGAAATCAATTGCAAAACTCCTAGACTGAAATAAGTGTTTGTCGAAGCTGCTGTGAATTTTGCCATGGATTTCAGTACTTGAATTTCACCCCTTTTGCCTACAAAGGAGTCAGTTCTTAGCCTTAAAAGACCCAGTGAGAATGCAAACATTTTACTTCATGGTAAATCTGAATGATTGAATTTCAATAGGAGTTGGCCTCATAACTGATATTAGTGCCTTTGAAGAAGGAAGTGACTGGCAAAATCATTTAAATCAATgtataaatagaaatatatatactTGGGCATGCTTGGATGCTCataattttcttaattaatttctCTTCTCCCATTTAATGTTGTTGTACTGCCTCTTTAATGATGTCTCACTGAAGttaactgttgggtttttttaaccatgtctgtcaaaataaaaatattgacagaacaggagagaaaagatgGAGCACATTATAATGAACAAAGACCCTTTTTCCAGTTCAGTGAGAGATTTTAGCATGGAACTGCAAGGGGGTAAATAGTTATGTAAAATAACACTGCTCACAAATAGGTAGAAAGAACATCTTTCTGGGGACGCCACTAATACTGTGTCTGTCACATAGGCAGCAGCCTGAGATATGATATGACAAGTCTGTAATTTAATGTGCCATCTCATAACAGTAAATATTTGTATTGGGCAAAGTTTACTTATTGCACAGCGATTGTTTTGTTCTTTGGGCTGTGGggttatttttaataagaatttcCATCAAAGTCAGTACCTTACTTGTGAATTCCCCActctttaattttcatgttttcaggcATTATTAAAACTGCTTTGCTAAACATGGACCGTGAAAACAGGGAGCAATACCAAGTGGTCATCCAGGCTAAGGACATGGGCGGCCAGATGGGCGGATTATCAGGAACCACCACTGTGAACATCACATTGACTGATGTAAACGACAATCCGCCTCGCTTCCCCCAGAGTATGGAACATTTACATTCTATGTCTTTACATTAAAATGGACAAAaattggttggtttggggtttttttttccacctgagaTATTGTTTCTGCTGTTGTGCACTTACTGAGTATCAGACttcctttaagaaagaaaaaaagaacacagaagcAAGCAATAGCATTATGCTAAGGTTAATTGCAATAACTGGGAATCATATCTTTAGTATTTTTACTGCAGTTGCAGTAGATAGTCTGAGAGGTGAATTAATGTACAGAAACACTATTTTTCCTACCCATTAAATAGCTTTGATGTAATCTATAGTTCTTGATCAATATTATTTCTATTAGACCTTGTGGTTGACTGAGTTTTAAGATATCTGTTCTAATCTAACATATCTGagttttgaaacatttatttcagtacataaaatgatcccaagagcaatTCTATCAAAATGAATACTTACACCCAGGAAGCATGGGTGCCATGCCTCAATGGATTTTCCTATATTCTTTGCATACAGAAACAAaagcacatacataaatataCTAGACATTGCTGCCTATTTTCCTTCCCCTGTCTCAGATCATTTGGTAGGTATCTGTGTGATATTTAAGGCAATCGGTTGAGCCAGAAAGTAATTTCTATTAATGACCATTCATGGCCATAAATGATTCAAAGTAGATCAGCTTTCATCtacttctctttccctctctttccttccttctctctttctttctttttcttccttcattctctctttttcttttttgctttgtctaatcactgctctgtgtgtgtgtatcacAGTGTCAGTGTGTGTCAAAGTCAAGAGCAGCTGTTAGAGAAAATAATTGCAGATACTATCAGACAAATCAGCAAGCTTTGGCGGTTAAGTCACTGGGAAAGTTATTGGAAGCAACTTGTCATTTAAGTTCAAAGTCTGTTCTTAGCTGTGGGCAAAGCGTTTCCATTTAAATTAGAGCAACTTAAGAGAAAATATAGCACTCTGCCTCCAATGAGTTAATTATACATCTCTGGACATAAGCGTCTTCAATATAAAAGCCAAAGATACAGCTTCATAATGCCAACATTCCCCAAGTAGAGGTTTTTTAGAGAAGAATTCAATGTAGCGCCTTATTAATAGGCATTTGCGCTGCACTTGGCTTTAGTGTTACTAAGCTGCATTGGCCTCTGGAAGTTCTTAATATTCCTCTTTTGGCCTCAAGACATTTTTCATATACAATTTTGATATGGCCAATAGACACCCTGGTAATGTCTAGAAGGGGACATATGTTGCTAAAGATACACGTatgtagggaaaagaaaaaaaagtccatccTTCATGCTAGAAAATAGatacaaaaattatttacttttatcCACATGAAAGTAAGGCAGAAGCTGAAGGCTGTTGCCCTAGAAGGCCTGAAGACATAGCGACTTGCTAACTCATCTGTGCGTGCCCAGCCTGGACAGCGGGATGAGAGCTGGTGTCCAAAGTACCATGAGACCGATTGACAAAATTTCCTTCTCTGTCTGCTGTAGGCACATACCAGTTCAGAGCGCCTGAGTCTACGCCACCTGATTCACCAGTTGGCAGGATAAAAGCTAATGATGCTGACGTGGATGAAAATGCAGAGATTGAATACAGCATCACTGAGGGGGATGGATATGACATGTTTGGAATTACCACAGACAAGGACACACAGGAAGGAATTATAACTGTGAAAAAGGTACACAACACACTTAATCCCGGCCTCTGAATTACCACTCAATACTTTATCTAGCACATATTTGTCTTCCATTTTTAGTGCAACGTGTGTTGTTTATTAATTTGAATGCTATCTGTTAGGAATCTCTACATTACCTATGTAATGTACCTATTTCTTTTATACAAGCAATTGGAATCCTTCCTCTTATACCCTCCTTTACTAAACCAATGCACATACTTTGAAGGACCTGAGAGAGTAAATAACCTAGGGAGTGGGATAGAGCTGAGAAAAAATATTCTACAGTCTGAACATATCTGCAGAATAACTCAAGGAGTCACCACCATCCAGCTGTGATTTTCTCCCTGTGATGCTTACAGGATTTGCCCAGTTACTAGAAGGTGCTGTGTTAAGACCACAGAAATAATGAGTATGACATTGCCTGTTTTGCACTATCAGAAGGTGTTGAATTGTATAGCTGTAAAGCATTAAAGTAGATAGACAAATTTCTTTTGAATCACATTTTGTAAAACTAATTAATAAATCCATCAGCGtgcttttgctttagaaaaaaactcATGGTGCCTTGCTGGATCACAATGGACATCATCTACTAGGTTGCACATTGGCTGTCAGAAAAGGTTTGAGAAATATTGTTTACAGTGGGTTATCAGGCAAGCTTGATAAGGTTACAGATATCATCCTCCATCAGTTCAAGTTCAGTCACCACTAGATAGACATTGTGTAGATTTTCCGAACATGCACTTGCTTGTTGATATCGGTACGACACCTGTCATTACTTGTTTTTTAGGAGATGCCTGCCAGGGGCTGATTATGATATCAGTCTAACTCTGTTTGCATTTCTGTCTGTTGCTGACAGAAGCTGTGAATCTTCTACAACATAATGGAAAAATGGGGTGACTACTCTCTCCCCACATTTCTCTAAGTACTGTAACAAGAAGTCACTAAATGCTGCTTCTTCATACTTTTAAAAGAGCGTGATATAGTCATAGCCTACCATAAGATAATGTTTTCCTTGATGGGTGGTCCTGGATGTCCAGGCACTAGATGTCACAGTGTTTCATTTCAGTGATGGAATGCCAATATTTAAACAAGCAGCTCCTAGAAAATCTTCCCCCCTttactgtgtggtgcttaggggCAAGAAGTAGATAAGAAAAGATCAAAATGCCAAAAATGACAGAATAAAAGGCATGAGGAGTTAAGACTATTGGAGAAGGAAAGATTAATTGATGTTTAGGAGTTCCAGGCATAGATTTCCctgaaaaagtgttttttctaTACCGTATCACCAGTGGTGCAGAGTCCTGTCTTTGTCCATTTTGCTGGCATTTTAAGTCCAGTTCAGCCACCTGTTACCTAGCACAGGCCTTTCCATGACATCCCCCCATTCATTTGGCTCATCTGGCTGCAAGCCACAGCAATCCCCACAGACCTctcaaactgttttttttctcttcccaggcattggattttgaaaataaaaacctgtatATTCTGAAAGTGGAAGCTACCAATACTCACGTGGACCCTCGATTCCTCTACCTGGGCCCATTCAAGGACTCAGCTACAGTCAGAATTCAGGTGGAGGATGTAGATGAACCCCCTGTGTTCAGCAGACCAGCATACATAATGGAAGTGAAAGAAGATGTTCCAATAAACAGTGTGATAGGAACAGTAACTGCTCAGGATCCAGATGCTGCCAAGAACCCTGTCAAGTAAGCATAGACTATTTCAGGTTGTGTGTGAATTTTTTACAGctctaattttgattttttttcgtgttagcacacaaaaaacccacttgtGACAATGAAATTGTTCAGGTGTGCTTAAATATGGAGTCTTGTAGATGGTAAATGATCTCTCACACTTGAGCATATCTAGGTATGTGTGATTGTGTTTGCATGGCCCTTGCATCTTGAATTATATCCTATCCTCTTCAGTAACTAATGTTTGTGGTTACTTCTACCATGGAAGAATTTACTGCAAAGAGAGCACTAAGAAGATGTTAGTGTTCTCCTTCCACCTTTAAGATTTTCCAGTGCAGTGCGGTGCATCCTCTTGGCTATATGACAGGGGGCTGACTGAGCAGCCCTTTGTTCTCCCATCCCTCCAGACCTACTTAACAGGTCACTTTTACCTTCTCTAAACTGCAAGTAGGAATGCCTTAAAAGCAGCTCGTGCACACACAGACTCTGATCTCACTTGTATCAGTGTAAGGTTAATGAGATAAGAAATCAGTCTCATGGACTTCATAAATTACACTTGCCATGAATCAATAAACTAGTCTTAGAGGAAGTGGAGGAAACGTTAAGGTTGGAGAAGCTAAAGCtaagctttcattttttgttAATTAGCAGGTATATTGTTTCAGTACATTTGAAAACATACTGGAGTACTTAAGTCATATTGGATAGAGTATAAAAGAACTTTTGAAGAgttgtttgctttaattaaagTTCATTGCTACTGACAAGGCAGTaagaggaggaaatgaaaaatacaggaatATTAAATCCAGGTCAATTTTCAGCATGTCTCTGGGTTGGGCACCTTGGAAATGCAATAGTAGTCTTAAGATCAAAATAGAACAAAGCAGGTTTAATAAAAATCCAATCCACCAATACTTTGCACTTCTGCTAACAACTATCTTTCATCAAGATATCTTACAATGTTTATGAGGC
It encodes the following:
- the LOC126048570 gene encoding cadherin-6 isoform X2; this translates as MRTYHCFWLLFWAGQPHQSFLTPLSKRTSGFPEKEKVLVLSGNSRRDLHRSKRSWMWNQFFLLEEYTGTDYQYVGKLHSDQDKGDGSLKYILSGDGAGDLFIINENTGDIQATKRLDREEKPVYILRAQAINRRTGRPVEPESEFIIKIHDINDNEPMFTKDVYNASIPEMSDVGTFVVQVTATDADDPTYGNSAKVVYSILQGQPYFSVESETGIIKTALLNMDRENREQYQVVIQAKDMGGQMGGLSGTTTVNITLTDVNDNPPRFPQSTYQFRAPESTPPDSPVGRIKANDADVDENAEIEYSITEGDGYDMFGITTDKDTQEGIITVKKALDFENKNLYILKVEATNTHVDPRFLYLGPFKDSATVRIQVEDVDEPPVFSRPAYIMEVKEDVPINSVIGTVTAQDPDAAKNPVKYSVDRHTDMDRVFNINSGNGSIFTSKPLDRETLLWHNITVIAAEINNPKQSSRVPVFIKVLDVNDNAPEFAMFYETFVCENAKAEQTTQQGFSPEKPDITGMK